The following nucleotide sequence is from Takifugu flavidus isolate HTHZ2018 chromosome 4, ASM371156v2, whole genome shotgun sequence.
TGATAACtcatgctggagatgctgggagtCCCGCAGCCTCTTATGGATGTAACAGTGATTAAGCAAAGACTGGTGCCGCATAGCAATGCTGTTGAAGCTGCACTACTCAGATTTCACTTTAATGCTGACAAGCTTAAGAGGGGAAAAAGTACAGAATGAAGAGCAGGTGCACGGTGACGATTCAACCTGGTAACAGGGTGTAAAAGTAGATGCCTAAATGAAATATTGTGCCAGAGGCTCGAGGGACGTGCTGCAGTCACTCACCAGCTCTGAGGCTCTGGGCTGATCTGTTGGTGAAGTGCTAGAGAGAAACCAAAAAAGGTGCCACCATCTCCCAACTTGTGCAGTGTGTGGGTAGTATCCAGGTTAAAGCCCCAAGCTTGGCTTGAAAGGGTCCAGAGTGCCCAGAGGAAGAAAGTCCAACCGTGAGAGGAGTGAGATGAGTGGCAGGGAGCTTCCGCGTGTCCCAGCAAGGCTGCCATAGCAAGGTGCAGAGGAGCAAGTTCAGTTCAGCAAAGGTACAGGGCAGATTCCTTCCACAACTCCCTGAAAGAAGCAAAACAGAGCAAATCCACTGCAGTGTCCTCTCTTGTGTGTGGATGTCTCGAGGTTCCAgccttctttctcttcctccctgtcgtGCTCGCCCTAAACTCCGTTTGCCGCTGTCAGTCTGGAGAGCAGGCTGTGAAAATGTGGCTGCCTCTactatgtgcgtgtgtgtgtgtgtgattctctGAACGCATGtgcgcctccccctcctctaagctctgagggagagaggacaagTGCCTTGAATAGCCCgctcactcctcccccctcctctctctctctctctctctttctgcctctccatcacccttccctcccctcccacccttcctcctctcagctgaCATCAACACTCAGGGGACTGCTGCCAAAATACCAGGCAAGGTTGTCAAGATACTTAGCGGCTACtgaatagagagagagagggtgaaaaGACAGCAGACTGTTGTCCGCCGAGTTCACACGGCCCAAAATGACACAGCCCTTGTAGGCTCAGGTGCTCCTAAGAAGGAAAACACCAAGCGAGTAAACACGAGGGGCAATCTCAAGAGTCAAAAAGTTAATCAGATGAAAATCTCAAAGTCTTTTTCTCTGCCCTGAGCTCCAAAAAAACCCTGCAGCTTTGACTGGGAGCAGCAGTGATCTAGAAGGAATCTTGCAGACAAAAGGGCAAAATGCGCAGTGACCCAAGAAAGTTTATTGCAGACCTCTAATTCCTctggaaaagagagggagggagacactCGGGCAGAGACCTCTTCAGCCTCGTTGTTTCTCCTGCGAGGCTCCTGCAGTGTTgtcctgctgttgctgtttcaagcagctgatttctgtttgtctAGTGTCAGGCCCTACGCAGCTGTCACACCGTCGCCGCGACTGCTCCGCACCAACAGACGCGAGGGAGGACTGGGTGGGAGGACTGGGTGGGAGGACCAAACCTGGATTtgatcacatttaaaaaataaaagaacaaccTTAAGATATTTGGAATTTCCCTTCACTCTCTGacccacaaacatgcacattaaagAAGATTAAAACTTAAGCATATGTCTCCCTGCACTTCCATCactatccacacacacacaagcacacacacacacacacacacacacacacacacggaccagGTTTCTGGAAGGATGAGGCTAAATTCCTCTTGGCTTACCTGGCTGGATTCAGCGATAACTCTCCCATACCCAaatcttctccacctccttctgctgatggaaaaaaaaaacctccagtcTGATCCAACAGGTGTGGTCTTTAGCACAAATCAGTCAGGTTCCTATTCTACTTTTCACctaactgtatttttaaagtAATAATGTGGATCGATGGGTCTATCCCAGCAGACACTGCATGGCAGGCGTTCACCCcagacaggtcaccagtcaTCACTACTCATTCATAACTAATTTAGAGCCTCCATTAAAACTAACGTGCATGTTTgtggtctgtgggaggaaatctGTACCTGGCCAGGACATACACATGGGAAGGCCCGGATCTGGAAACATACCTGGAGCCTTCATGTCATAAGTCGATCAGCACTACACTACACTGAGTTTATATGTTGTAGTTCATTTCAAGAAGTACTTCAAGAAGTACTTCCTGGAACTTATTAGGTTAAAAAAGTTAGGATCCTGTTTTGGTCCGTTTCATTTCTGTTGTATTCAACTCAGACTAATAGTTGAGCTGTAATATTTAAGCATATTTTTGCAAAGACAAATCTGCCCATGTAAAATATTGGTTTAGTTGTCATGAGAAATGAACAGAAACTCCTTTAACAGGTTTAAACTGTGGAATGACCTTAATTACCTGCTTAGAGGACAAGCATGAGTGGCACTCTGACTTTATTCATTTGCACAAACCAAAGCTCAGTAtttctcactcttttttttaGCTGAAACTTTCTTTGTCGAAGGAAccaattgttgttgtttttttattgtatCAAAATATACACTCAATATTGtgacaaatgtgtttgtcttttcaaGTATGTGTGGGAGTTTGGCACGTATGTCTTTGGAGCATCTTGGCTGTGGGCAACGGCATTCACTGGGGAGTTTTGACTtgtcagcagctgctcccaCGCAGCGCTCACTGGTTCACTCAAGAGCCCTGAATAAATCATCTAAAACCAGATCAAAATGTTAATTTCTGATACACAGGAGCACCGCCCTGTCTTTGTGTTTACATTGACCAGACAGCAGGaggaaaggcaaaaaaaaagaaagaggaaaggaaTTTTGTGGGATGTGGAAAACGCGTGGAAAACAGTGTGGCGGCTTCTTGGGCAGAGGGCCAGACAGGAAGGCCTTCAAACAGAACAAAGCACAGACCCAGGGATGGGCTGAAAATGCTAAAAGGATGAGAACAGCAGCGTTTTACTGGCTGTAAAGATTATCTGCCACAGCGTCCATGAGCCTGGCCTCCTTGCTCATTAGCAGTCTGAGCCACACTTCAAGGAGAAAGCTTCTTATTTTAGACACTAAGGTGGAAGTACTGTACACGCCGTTTTCCCATCACAGCCCAGAGCCAATCTGGTGACTGAGATTGCTGTGGTCAGCACTAATACTGTATTGATTAATGGACAGCGAGGGATGCAATAAGAGGGAGTGGCCCTGGACATTATGGGATTAAATGCAAGCACACCCACTAAAGCTATTCAACCACACATGATCCCAAAGGAAGAACGGGAACAGAACACTGCAGTTTCATCCCACTGCAGGGAATAACATTTTTATTGCATTATGGGAACTATTTAAGACATAATGCTTGTGTTTTACAAACCTATTAAAAAACAGTAGAAATGTATTTGGCTTTTGATCATCATGATATGAGAATTTCCATCAAGCCCCACCTCCCACGCTGCAGACATACAGAATACGGTACATGTTTTAGCCATAATTGACACAATCATACCAAACTACAAATCTCCATATCATAACTCACTTtagcacaggcagacagacatcaATAATATTTTTTACACAGTGCATAAAAGCTGTTCTATACTGACCTGACCTTTACTGACCTTAAATAGTGATGTTTAATAGTATCAATAATCAAGGCCACGGCAATAGTTTCATTTCTTAAGCTTTGTGTGTGGATTGACCAACAATTGTGTAAATCAATCCTATATCTATTGATTGCAAGCAATACATAAACAAAACATTATTTATGAGGGCATTTTTCTTCACAGCTacagcaccatcagcaggttTGACCCTTTTGTGACTGTTTGGAATGCATAAGAAGGTGGCGGAATGCAATGGAATGCATAACACggtggcgccatctagtggtaaTCAGTACTTATTGACAGGTTGGTTGAATGAGGCTGTGTTTGGGTAAAAAGCAGGATTGTAGGGcaactgtgtgtgcacgtctgagTGCCCAGAAGGCTGACTGGGGTGGAGGAACATCATCCCTGGGTTGTGTGGCAAGAGAGCTGGatcagctgaaaacacaaaacacaattttGTGTTAAACACCTCAGaagtatctgtgtgtgtgtgtgtgtgtgtgtgtagagagagagagtatgtgtgtgtgtgtgtgtgtgtgtgtgtgtgtgtgtgtgtgtggtgtgtgtgtgtgagagagagagtgagtgtgtgtgtgtgtgtgtgtgtgtgtgtgtgttatctcaCTAGCTTCCTGGTATGATGGTGGAGGTGCTGTCATGTAAGGCACGCCGTGTGCTTGCTGAGGTACTGGCTGGTAAGCTGGGTACTGTGGCTGAGGCCCAGAAACGGGTATTtgggaagaagaagacggaGGTGTGTACACTACTGTAGTCACATCTGTAAAGTCAAATACTGATAGTATCAGAAAAACAATAGCTCGAAAAATAGAGAAGCTCTGACATTTTCTGAGAATTCACAGCCATGTGGCTGCTCTATTTGTTACTATTTATAAAAAATTTAGTAATTGTTACTGTAGTTGTTTTGGATAAAACACGTTATCGAGCTTTATAATttgaagaagcatttatttcTCACTTGCTGTTCTCTAAAGACAAACTTCAAGAACTTCAAGAAGAATCAAGAACGTTTCCTACTTTGGTGCCTTTGCGGGTTTCTTTTcttgcaacagcagcagcagagagctaCACAGCAAGCGACGATACCCACACAGATGAAAATGATAATGAACAACCATAGGCCGAATCCCAGTTCGAAAAAATAGCTGTTTCATACATGTGGAGGGAAATAATAAAGATATACAACAATTAAACAATGACAGGTCAAACGTTGAAATTGAAAGCTTGTAAGATTTGATGTGAAACTTTAATGAAAGCAGGTGAGATGGTCTCACAGAAGCCTGAACTAATGTTCTCTGCGTTTACTTGATGTGGATTTTCTCACATAAACTCATATCCAAGTTACACGAAAGCGCCTCGTTAACGTCTACTTCCGGTTTCACTTCATGTCAGACGAAGATTCGGGGAAAACGTATAGGTTAATAAATACATGCGACCGGGAGTCGGCCTCACCTCATTTTGGCATTCAGTTAATTAAAGTCACTGGTTTTGATCCAATTTGTGATGGTCAAACTACTGGCAGTGGCCTGGCAGCAGACGAGCTCGGCAGCTCACGGTAAAAACACGACACATGGCTGGATGTAGGGTTCGTCACTAAATTGACTGACTGACGTCTTTTTCGTAGTTGAATCATAGTAACTGGATAAACTGTAATAAACAGAGTCTTTTGCGCATTTGGTCTAATTTGTCCATATGTACATTGGTACCGTTAAAACGCATTCTTAATGTTTAATAAAGTAATATATACCAAAACTGACTGATTCGCTTTTGCGGGTCAACCTGTAAATGTACCGGGTAATCAGTGACGGTTCCTAGATG
It contains:
- the LOC130523936 gene encoding protein shisa-5-like, with protein sequence MSYFFELGFGLWLFIIIFICVGIVACCVALCCCCCKKRNPQRHQNVTTVVYTPPSSSSQIPVSGPQPQYPAYQPVPQQAHGVPYMTAPPPSYQEATDPALLPHNPGMMFLHPSQPSGHSDVHTQLPYNPAFYPNTASFNQPVNKY